The window GCCTCCGTCGTCGCGGTCGCGACGGTTCTGGTGCTGATGCCGCTCCAACTGGGGATTCTCTCGGTCGCGTTCTGATCGCTCTCGAATAGCCCTCTGATCGTTCTCTCGAATAGCTCTCTGATCGTTCTCCCGAATTCCCTCCGCTATCAGCTCCGAGCGGGAAGGGTCGACTGCGACGGATTTTTGTATTCGCTTGCGTATCTATGTACGATGCTACACGCCAACGGTTCGCTGCTGACGGTCGACGTGGGCGACCGGACCGCGGAGACGACGAACATCGACGACGAGCTCGAGGAGTTCGTCGGCGGACGGGGCGTCTCGACGAAGCTCGCGCACGATCGGATCCCCTTCGACGCCGACCCGCTCGGCCCGGAGAACCGTGTGTACCTCGCCTCGGGCCCCCTTCAGCAGTCCTCGATGAGTTTCACCGGTCGGATGAACATGACCGGCCTCTCGCCGCTGACGGACGGACTGCTCTCTTCGAACGCCGGCGGGTACCTCTCGCGGAACTTCGTCGGCACCGGCCACTCCGTCGTCGAGGTCGCCGGCGAGAGCGACGAACTCCTCGCCGTCCACGTCACCGACGAGGGCGTCGAGTTCGAGGAGGTGCCGGAACTGGCCGGCGCGACCGTCCCCGAGGTGACAGAGGAGATGAACGAGCGCTACGGCCTGGAGGCGGAGAACCTCGTCACGATCGGCCCCGCGGGCGAGAACGAGGTCCGGTTCGCGGCGGCGATGACCTACGACGAACGGGCGTTCGGCCGCGGCGGCCTCGGGGCGATCCTCGGCTCGAAGAACGTCAAGTGTCTCACCTTCGAGGGCGACTCCGCTCCCGACGTCGACCTGCCGAACGAGGACGTGCACATGGACGTCCACCGGCAAGCGGCCACGAGCGACGACATCTTCCGTCGACAGGGGACGACCCACCTCGTGCAGGTCCTCAACGACAACTTCTCGCTGCCGACGCGGTACTTCTCGGAGATGTCCTTCGAGCACGCCGAGAAGATCAACGGCGACCGCGTCGAGGAGAAGAAGTACAAGAAGGCGGCCTGTTCGGTCTGTGCGTTCGCCTGTAAGCTCCCGACCCGCGACGAGGAGCGCGGCGTGGAGACGGAGGGCCCCGAGTTCGAGACCGTGATGTCCTTCGGCAGCAACTCCGGCGTCGGCGACATCGTCGACATCATGAAGTCCAACGGCCTCTGTGACGATCTCGGGATGGACACCATCTCCTGTGGGAACACCATCGCCGCCTACCTCGCGAGCGAGGACGAGTTCGGCAACGTCGAGTTGATCCACGAACTCATCGAGAAGATCGCCCGCCGCGAGGGCGTCGGCGACAAACTCGCCGAGGGCATCGACCGCATCCACGAGGACCTCGACGTCGAGAACTGGACCGTGAAGGGGATGGACTTCGCCGCCCACGACGGCCGCGTCGTCCACGGGCAGGGCCTCTCCTACGCGGTGGCGAACCGCGGCGCCGACCACATGTACTCGACGCTGATGATCCCGGAGTACAACGACGTCATCCCCGCCGAGGGAACGGCCGGAAAGGCCGACTTCCTGATCGATCAC is drawn from Halobellus limi and contains these coding sequences:
- a CDS encoding aldehyde ferredoxin oxidoreductase family protein, translated to MLHANGSLLTVDVGDRTAETTNIDDELEEFVGGRGVSTKLAHDRIPFDADPLGPENRVYLASGPLQQSSMSFTGRMNMTGLSPLTDGLLSSNAGGYLSRNFVGTGHSVVEVAGESDELLAVHVTDEGVEFEEVPELAGATVPEVTEEMNERYGLEAENLVTIGPAGENEVRFAAAMTYDERAFGRGGLGAILGSKNVKCLTFEGDSAPDVDLPNEDVHMDVHRQAATSDDIFRRQGTTHLVQVLNDNFSLPTRYFSEMSFEHAEKINGDRVEEKKYKKAACSVCAFACKLPTRDEERGVETEGPEFETVMSFGSNSGVGDIVDIMKSNGLCDDLGMDTISCGNTIAAYLASEDEFGNVELIHELIEKIARREGVGDKLAEGIDRIHEDLDVENWTVKGMDFAAHDGRVVHGQGLSYAVANRGADHMYSTLMIPEYNDVIPAEGTAGKADFLIDHENRNAVRDCAVLCQFGLGRVIEEEVFEALFEEDYEDILAIGDRIVNLERHFSNQRGRDAADDRLPYDLPDLDSSIQEYYEARGWTDDGIVPGDLVADFAQAAGD